Within Moritella sp. Urea-trap-13, the genomic segment AGAGAGAGCCGATATCAGAGATGATATCGGCTTTTTTGTGTGAAATTTAAGGGCTGGCTATCTGTGTAATATCTAACATAATAAGAGCTGCCCATCCTAATCATCTAAGATTCTTCTATTTACGGATGTTTATCTATTTCTGTCGCAAAAACAAACATGTTGTTTTTTCTATATTGCATAGTTAGTAGCTATGCTCCACAATTCCAGTAGGTTATCAGTCTGGAGTTACCGTGTTTAATCTTTATCATTCGAATCAGTTAGATATTTTAAAAGAGCTTATGGCTCACTTTATTGCTAAAGACCCACTTGCCGACCCTTTTGTCGAAGAACAAGTTTTGGTGCAAAGCCCTGGTATGGCACAATGGGTGAAAATGGAGTTAGCTAAGTCGATGGGTATATCGGCTAATATCACCTTTCCATTACCGGCCTCTTTTATTTGGAAAATGTTCCAGAAAGTATTACCTAATATCCCAGACAAAAGTGCTTTTAATAAAGAAGCGATGTCGTGGAAGTTAATGCTGATACTGCCTGATTTATTAGAACATATTGAATTTGAATCATTAAAGCATTACTTAGCGGATGACAAAGATGATTATCGCTTATTTCAGCTATGTCAAAAAATATCGGATACCTTTGATCAATATTTAGTGTATCGACCAGAATGGGTTGCGGCTTGGGAGTCAGGTGAAAATGTTCATGCGGATACACACCCTTGGCAACCGCTATTATGGCGCGCGTTAGTCACAAAGACAGAAGAACTTGGTCAATCTCATTACCATCGTGCAAACTTATACGATCAATTTATTGCGTCTCTTAATCACCCGAGTTTTGATGCTAAGCTTTTACCTGCCCGGATATTTGTATTCGGTGTTTCAGCACTGCCTCCGCGCTATTTAGATGCTCTGCAAACGCTTGGCAAACACACTGATGTTCACTTCATGTTATCAAATCCGTGTCGATTATATTGGGGTGACCTTATCGACCCTAAGTGGCTGTTAAAACAACGCACTATGCTTAATCACAATAATGAAAAGTTGGGCATGAGTAATAAAGTTAGCGCTAGTGATGAAGATACAGTTCGGGCTTTATTTGATGAAGATGACGCCTTTAAAGTTGGTAATCCATTATTAGCTTCTATGGGTAAACTAGGTCGTGATAACTTGGCGCTATTAACTGGATTTGGCTGTCAGGAGTTAGACGTATTTGTTGAGCCGACAAGTGAAGGCTTACTGGCTAGTATCCATCGTGATATTTTAGATTTGTCCGATCGTAGCATGGCTGAATTTAATATATCGCTAAATAATACGCACGATCGTGACAGTAGCTATAAACTGCCTGTTGATATTTCCGATACTTCGCTTGAGTTTCATAGTTGCCACAGCCCGATGCGAGAAGTCGAAGTACTACATAATAATCTGCTCACTATGTTTGCGGAAAATCCAGATTTAAACCCACGTGATGTGGTTATCATGATGCCAGATGTGAATGGCTATAGCCCTTATATTCAAGCGGTGTTTGGTGCGATTGACCGTTATGATGAACGCTATATCCCTTTTTCTATTTCAGATAGTGGTGCCCAGTATGATAATCCGATCTTACTGAGTTTTTTACAATTATTGGCTCTGCCTTTATTACGTTGTAATGTATCTGAACTGTTGTCTCTACTTGAAGTACCAGCAGTACTTGCACGTTTTGCTATTACGCCTGATGAGTTTAACCGTTTACGTCAGTGGATCGACGAGTCTGGTATTCGTTGGGGATTAGATGAGGATGATGCAACGCGTTTTGATTTACCTGGGATGAAACAAAATACTTGGTTATTTGGCTTACATCGGATGCTGTTGGGTTACGCTTATGGCGGCGATGATATTTATCAGGGCATATTACCCTATCAAGAAGTTCAAGGTATCGAAGCCGAACTACTGGGGAAATTAGCCCAATTTATTGAGTCACTACTAGATAGCCTAATATTATTGCAAGATCCGAAATCAATCTCGGACTGGATAAAATTAGGTAATACTCTCATTGATAGTTTCTACAAAATCGATGTGGATGATGAACAGTCAATAAAAATGATCCGAGACGCTTTTTCGCATTTAGATGAACAATTAAAAAGTGCTAGTTACGATAAAGCTATTACACCGTTAGTATTACGTGATTATTTAAATAATGCGCTTTCCCAAGTTGGTTCGAGCCAAAAATTCCTCGCTGGGCAAGTTAACTTTTGTACGCTTATGCCAATGCGTTCAATACCGTTTAAAGTCATTTGCTTACTTGGTATGAATGATGGTGTTTATCCGCGTTCTATTCCACCGATGGGCTTTGATTTAATGGCTAATGATCACAAACAAGGTGATCGAAGTCGCCGTGATGATGACCGTTATCTATTTTTAGAAGCGTTGATTTCAGCACAAAGTAAATTATACATTAGTTACATTGGTAACAGTA encodes:
- the recC gene encoding exodeoxyribonuclease V subunit gamma, with protein sequence MFNLYHSNQLDILKELMAHFIAKDPLADPFVEEQVLVQSPGMAQWVKMELAKSMGISANITFPLPASFIWKMFQKVLPNIPDKSAFNKEAMSWKLMLILPDLLEHIEFESLKHYLADDKDDYRLFQLCQKISDTFDQYLVYRPEWVAAWESGENVHADTHPWQPLLWRALVTKTEELGQSHYHRANLYDQFIASLNHPSFDAKLLPARIFVFGVSALPPRYLDALQTLGKHTDVHFMLSNPCRLYWGDLIDPKWLLKQRTMLNHNNEKLGMSNKVSASDEDTVRALFDEDDAFKVGNPLLASMGKLGRDNLALLTGFGCQELDVFVEPTSEGLLASIHRDILDLSDRSMAEFNISLNNTHDRDSSYKLPVDISDTSLEFHSCHSPMREVEVLHNNLLTMFAENPDLNPRDVVIMMPDVNGYSPYIQAVFGAIDRYDERYIPFSISDSGAQYDNPILLSFLQLLALPLLRCNVSELLSLLEVPAVLARFAITPDEFNRLRQWIDESGIRWGLDEDDATRFDLPGMKQNTWLFGLHRMLLGYAYGGDDIYQGILPYQEVQGIEAELLGKLAQFIESLLDSLILLQDPKSISDWIKLGNTLIDSFYKIDVDDEQSIKMIRDAFSHLDEQLKSASYDKAITPLVLRDYLNNALSQVGSSQKFLAGQVNFCTLMPMRSIPFKVICLLGMNDGVYPRSIPPMGFDLMANDHKQGDRSRRDDDRYLFLEALISAQSKLYISYIGNSIRDKSERLPSVLITELLQYCQQSFCIAGDEHLSPDESAERLLANLIIYHALQPFDARYFNPESPMSFAKEWLPALAPNVELREFLSEPLPALSVNDDTQEIELAELLRFYRHPTKYFFNRRLKVYFNQASLDVLDDEPFDVDNLEKYHLKAQLLETELAGGDVAQVTARLVASGSLPLGRFGQISLNKEVATVSQLAQVLTPLLTNNNDDIEVDIPLISGRLVGWLKQVYNGGLVRHKPSGFNGKDYLQVWLEHLCFCISVKNPMPTTLVHLTAGKPIVQSLKVIEASRARELLFQLLEVYSDGCCQPFALFPKTGWGWAKAMCSSSEPDEYKLRAEALLNFEGGYNRMGENADDYLQRSFPRLNDDVYGLMKASSETTLFPIFDYLEDVE